The genomic interval GATCGGGCGGGAGCAAGGGTTGCGGTGGAGGAAGCGgcgggagaggatgaagagacgAGGGATCGGAGTAGATCGGAGGGCGAGGAGAGGCGGAAGGCGAGGAAGAGGGCGAAGAGGAGGAGAACGGCGACGGAGAGGAGGAACAGGGGTTTGCTTCGCGGGCTTCGCCTGCGCCACCGGCTCATCGCTTCGAGCGGCTCGAATCTATAACCGTGATCCACTCGAATCGACCGCTTTGTAATAATACCATTCGAAATCGAATATTATTAAGGAAAAGTCggtgtaaaaaaaaatatactttaaATAAATTAGGATTTGAAATTATCTTGATGAATTATATTCCAAAAATCATATTACCGTACCCTAACTCGTCATCGGAAATGTTGCTCCGCGGTAGAAGCTCAACCAAACGAGTCGCCTTCTTGCTTCGTTAAGCCGATCACAACTAGGAGGAATGGAAGGTACCAAGTCGATCTGAAGCTTTGGTTCTCTGCAATCCCTAATCTGTCCCTTACTGGCACTTCTTCCCAGTCCCGGCAGGTAGATCAAAGGTCAGAGGTGGAAATAGGGTAAGAATCACAGCGTCCTAGTTTATCTCGCCTTAACCTTCtcgtttcttgttcttattcTCCTATCTCATTGCGTGTTGGCGGAGATATTTGAGGAGGAAAGGAGGCTGCTTGGAGGACGGCGGTGGGGATCGAAACGGGAGTGATGAGGAATCAGGGGCGGAGGAGCTGATAAGGTTCGCCGGAGGGAAGCTTTACCAGAGCAACGCGGCTGCGCTTCTCCAGTTCATCCCGAGAAGTTCTTCGTGTGCCCTTTTTATGCTGCAGGAACTCTAGCTCAGTCAGCTCTTAAAAGGCGAGTGCTTTTCCCCCCTTCGTTATCATGTAGTCATTTCATTTTCATCGACAAACTATTCATGGATTGGCATTCATTCATAATCATGGAATTTGGGAAGACGGTAGTTTCAAGGATAAAAAAAGTATGAACTGTTGGATGAATGATTGGGATTGTAAAACAAATAGAAACGATGAAAGATTGATCCTACTCCTTGATTTGCATTCACTACAGCAACTTTAGGCTTGGAATTTTCTGCCTTTCGCTCTTAATTTTGTTGTAAACTTTTTAAGTACTTGGTTTGCTATCAGCTTGATTTGCATTCCTCAATCCTACATGAGTAAAACACAATACAGAAGCATCCAAATGATCGAAGGTGGGTGCTCGTCAAACGAACAAACAAGACAATGAAGCTTTCTTTCGGAAAAAAGAAAGGAAATGAAGCCAACAAGAACAACAACAAACAACGCAAGTTCAACCTTGAAGAAACCCCTGACCTAATTGCCATGCACGAAGACAAGCAACAATCTGAAGGTAACATCTATACTGGTTTACAAGATTTTTAATGAAGTTGCATCCATCTGCACTGTCCTGCCTCCAGACACACGAGTAGTAGTCTGTCTGATCAAACTGCAGTCGGTTACAGTGCTGCTATTGCTCCACGCTCACAAGAAGCAACAACAAAAGCCAGCCTTGTGCTGTCAGCCTTTCTTTCACGACAACTTGTCGCATCTTTTCATTGGTTCTTCATGTAGAGTAGTATACGAAAAATCACTAGCATGAACAACTTAAATGTGGAAGATATAAAGTGTGCCATTTAACTTGTCCGGGACAACTTTTCTGAAAGCCATGTATCTTTCTCACTTCCCAAACTCCACAGTCCATCATTAATTCCATTCAACTGATGCCATCTCCCACACTTCAATGTCTCATCATCATAATCTTGATGCCAAGTATCCCAAAGCAATCTCTTTCTTTCACTACTGTGAGTGTCTTGCCCCCAACAAGCATCGGACACTTTGGGTTGTGGGCAAGAAAACCTGGAGGGAATGCATGGGGCTGGGCAAAGGACACAATGATGCTAAAGCAACGGAGGAGGAGGCGGGGGCGGTGGCGGTGGCGAAGCAAAACAGCTAGCAGCTCTCCTTATCCATCACTTTTTTGCTGAGTGTGTCAGTGAATGAATGCTTCTACTTCCTCTTTCCATTTATTGTGCCCTGATCTGATCTGTAAAGGGTAAATGACTGAGAAATCACCATGCTCATGTATTCGTAATTCTGTCTAAGTTTTAGAATGACATAAATGATGGAATTAGTCATTCTATAAATCACGTGGTTACTTTTCAACTCCTTAAAGCTATCTCCCAGCATTTCGCTGAACATTCGAAGAAAgccaacacttttttttttatgtattttagttGAGACAGTGTATTTAATTTAGGTTgattaattttagaataattgatttcgtctgataaaatttttttattagtaaaTTAGAAAACGAGCGCAGAATCATCAATGGTTCATTAATTTCTCTTAGCATTTATCACCGTGCTATTTGTTTTActtgtctttttaaaataatacatgaCAGCGTAGAGTTTGTTGCTAGCGTAGTGCAGCACCTTCTATTCGACTGCACACATGGTTTTCTTTAAAGGACTGCACGTGAATTAATAACCATATCACCTTGAAATGGCAGCAACATGATGACAGCAGAAGAGACCAGGGGCTGGGTTATGGGCCACCTTTAATTCCATCAACTGTCCGACTTCAATTTAGATCCTGATAATAAATAAAGAATACTAATTCTGTCCAAAAGTTGAAGAAGTAGATGTTGAGGATATGACATTCTTGTTGATTTTCGGTAGACTTTGTTCTTATTTATAACACAAGTAGTGTCAGTATAGAGTTAGGGAAGGGATTCCTGATGATGACCTTTCAACGCTCAAATCAGTCTCCGCCGAAGCAAGAAGCAAAGAGAATTGTAGCGCCACAGTAGTAATCGTGAGAAAAATATACCTCCGTCGATTCTTGGATccttctttatatagagctcctgtagcgtgTATGCACGCTTCTTAAAGCGGACACACTATCTCAAGTTTTTTCCGAAGAGACATGTCAAAAAAGTGTTCCTGACACGataccttaacgggccgagcatatctctgaagtgacagtgaaaatttccgtcgtacgatcctcttTCTGACCATATCGTCCGTCAGCAGCACTAGTTCACAAAAGGATGTTGAAGGACATCCCACTGTATCTGTTGTTTTGCCGAGCAGAATGACCGCTTGGCCAGGACTCTGATATCCCTGCGTTTGCTGCCACACCGGGCGGAATAGCCGCTCGGTTAAAAGCCCCTGTCCAAGTGTCGGTTGTTGCTGGGTCGAGCGGGATGACTGCTCGGCCAGAAACCCACTGTCCACCTACTCTATTACTTGGCCgggcgggatagccgctcgacgAGCAGTTCACTGTCCATGTGCTTGACTGGTCTCGAGTCTGCTGCTAGGCTGAGCGGAGGAGCCACTCGGCTTGGCTTCTGCGCGTCCCTTGAGTGTCAGTTTGACTACTCTGTGTCAGAGACGGTGGGTCGGTACTTAACTCTTGGTCGAAATATAACTAGTCTGATCGATCAAGATCATCCATCCGTTTactgtcttgactttgacctccattgaTCTCTACCGTGAGGACGGGTTTCTTATCATCACCACATCagattcattttgttttaaaagaataaatcatcaaagaaaaataaataaattactgCAATCCACAAATAGACCCCCGACAAATCAAATCAACCATCTAATAAAATAAAGCCCCCTCCGAATATTGCCGAGTATTTTTTCTGAAATGTTTTAATAGAATCAGATCGATCAGATTACTGGTGTAAACAAAAACATCTTCTCTCGTCAGCCTTCCACGTATTCACATCCCCAAATCAGTCCTTTATCATTCAGTTATATTCCTTCTGCTTCATTCCCGTCGTAGATTCTGGGACGCCGACAGTCGCCGTCGTCCGTCAAATGCCGACGGCGTGGATCAAGTCGATGCATTGCAAGAGTAACGCCCTAGACGACGTTGTCTACCCTTCACGCTCGTCCTATTCCGACAAGAAGTCGCTCCTCTCCTCCGTCTCCTGCGGCAACTCCTCGCGCGCCGTCCAGGACAGCGTCACGCGCTCCTCCATGAAGAAGCCTAAGTCTGAGCCCAAGCGGAGCCCGGCACGGTCCTGCCCCACGCCGGCTCCGGCCATCGTGCTCCCCGGCCACTTCCCCTCCCTCTCGGAACTCCCCCGGGGTCACTCCTCCCGCCGGGTTGTCGAGATCATATTCACCTCGAGCTGGTCCCCCGACGCGGCGTTCCCCGGCGAGATCGAGATGCTGTTCCGGGTCCGCAACCCGGCTCGCACCGTCACCCGCTTCGAGGAGCACCGCGCCGCCGTCCGCGCCCGGTCCGGCGCCAGCGACTCGCGTTGCGCCGCCGACGGGAACGAGATGATGCAGTTTCGCTGCGGCGCAGTCGTCGGCGACGCTGCCGCCGCCGTGGCGTGGTCGTCGGCGGAGCGCAAGGCGGACGGAGTCCGAACCTTCGCCGGAAGCGGAGGCGCACACGAGAGCGGGCTGGGCAGCGGCGGGGCGGGCGGTCGGCGCGCGATGCTGGTGTGCCGGGTCATCGCGGGCTGTGTCAGGAGCGAGTTGTCGCCGGACGCCGACTCGGTGAGTCTGGGGAACGGGGAACTCGTGGTGTTTGATCCGCGTGCTGTGCTTCCCTGTTTCCTCATCATCTACAAGCTCTAATCTTAAAGCCAATTATTGTTTAATTTCCTCCAATTTTTCTCACATTCTTCTCACCTCTCTCTTTCGCTCTAACTCAAGTGATTGTAAAAAAAACTTCTCTTTTTGTTCTTCCTTTCAATTTTCTATATTATTCTCGCCTTGAGTGTGACCATGGAATAATGGAATGATTTCACTAGTCATGTGATGTTTGTCGTCTTTGATGCATATTTATAGATTTTGTGTGGGACTCTGTTCTTGAATTCACAACAGATAACCAAAAAAAACCAAAGATTTATTAGTTATGCACTAGAAAAATTATCCATAGGAGTTATAAGATTCATTTATTTAATGTTATCGATCAGATTCAGGGGATTAGATCGTCCCCACTGCATTCATGGCATGTTCCCAACCTGGATTCAAGTCTGTGACTGAGAATTTATCAACTATAATTTTGAAGGCACGAAGGAATACTACGAAGATAAATGTAAAGTAAGGATAAATGTAAAGTAAGGAACGACAAGATCCTACTAATGCGACAATGAAAAGAAAGGCACAAAATGAAATCAATGCAAATTACCCCGCCGTATTCAGTCTAGTTGATACTCGAATGATAAAGTATTACATAGAAGCAAAGGTAAAATTCCCTATGATTTATTATCTTAAGAAATAAATTCCGTTTCATGAATTATAACAATACAAGCATGACCGAGATTAATGGCCGAAATTTCGGTCGCTAACTTCAATTAGTGATGGAAATTAAATTCTATCGCTAACTTTAGCGATGGAAAAAATATTTCGCTAATTTTCagtaaaattttgatagaacCCCTAAAATTGATTTTTCAATCTTATTTACAAATATTAACGATATTAACAACAATATCACATACACCGATATCAATATCAACAAGATATTAACAAAAATATCACATAAACAATTATCGATATCAACAACAATATCAACATCAACATCAACAACGATATCAACAGTTACATCAATATTTATCGTACCAACAAAACAAATGTTGAGAGTAAAACCAACACAATTACAAAATAATGATACATTCAACATTCATTATATTAATAAATCATCGTACATGGTTCAAAATAGTGTCAATAAATAGAACTATCTCTACACAATTTAATTACATTCAATGATTCTTATgatacaataggtttacaataaTCCTTATAAATAGTGCCTAAACCTTAGACCTGGTAAAAtcgtaacaaaattttattatgaaaaatcgtaacagaattctattatgaaaaaaatcgtaacagaattctgGCACGAAAAACTTTAACAGATTTTTTCCTTCTATGGTGCCCCTCGCATTGGTTTTCATCTAGATATGAATCACTCGACAACAATCTCTATCTTGGTAAATATTCATCCCTTCGAAGAACACAAGTATCTAAACAAAACTTCACCTGGATTTCTGGATCtaggcttccttcctctagcatatAGAGATAtagatcaagttcaagcaatgcttgaacTTCTCTAGGGTCACTGGTTTTGTCAACATGTCTGTAGCATTATCTGCAGTGTGAACCTTTTCAAGTTGAATTTTTCCGGAAGCAATCagctctctgatcttgtgaaacctcacatcaatatgCTTGGTTCTCACATGATATACatgattcttcgccaaatagataaTACTATGACTAtcacataacaacttgactctacCTTGTTGAGCACCCAGTTCTCTGACTAACCCAATAAGTCATAAAGCTTTTTTCGCTGCTTTAGCTACAACCATGTACTCCGACTctgtagtagacaatgcaacaatagattgtatcatagattttcaACAAATAGATCCTTTTGCCACAGTGAAcacgtatcctgtagtagaccttCTGTCATCTAAATCTCCTacatagtctgcatctacgtaccTAACAACTGAAGGATCTTCCAGTTGTCTACTTAACATGATATcataattagttgtatttctTAAGTATCTAAAAGCCcacttcactgcatcccaatatggtcgaccaggatttgagagaaacttactCACTGTTTGCGCCAAATCTGGTCTTGTGCAAATCAtgacatacatcagacaaccaactgcatTAATATAAGGAACTTTTGatatctcttggatctcgtcatctgTCTTTGGacactggataacttgaagtaaTACGCCACGGGCATGCTCAccaactttgcattcttcatgttgaacataTCCATCACCTTTTCCACATAGCTACGTTAAGACAACCATAATTTCTCAACGGCTCTATCcttgtgaatctccatcccaaaaATCTGGTCTTGTGcaaatcatggcatacatcagacaaccaactgcatTAATATAAGGAACTTTTGatatctcttggatctcgtcatctgtttttggacactgtgtactggataacttgaagtaaTACGCCACGGGCATGCTCAccaactttgcattcttcatgttgaacataTCCATCACCTTTTCCACATAGCTACGTTAAGACAACCATAATTTCTCTACGGCTCTATCcttgtgaatctccatcccaaaaATCTTCTCcccctctcccaaatctttcatgtcgaATTCCTCactcagtagcctcttcaatttgttGACTTCTTTCATCTTCTTTACAACAATAAACATATCATCTACGTTTAGTAGTAAGAAAACCAGTCATTCATCTTCAAGactcttcacatatatgcagcaatcatactcacatctcctatatccattttaaatcatgtatgaatcaaaacgtttgtaccatttcctaggagattgtttcaatccatagagcAATTTCTTTAACTTGCAAACCAACTGCTCTTGTCTGAGCTGACTAAACCCCTTAGGTTATGATATAAAAAATATGCTCCTCTAAATTTTCATGAAGAAATGTCATCTTCACATCCATTTACTCTAGCTACAAATCATGATGTGCCACTAAAGCCAACACCGCTCTAATAATACATGTCTTACTACTGAAGAGAAAATTTCTTTATAGTCAATCTCCTTTCtctgttgatcctgtccgaatgaagGAAGCTGGAAAGCTGAGAATGGGGTGACCACTGATGGAAAGAAGACTTCGATCTTGTAAAACAAAACTaaactagggaaggggtccctggcgttggccctccgacggtcaagtcaaaattaggaAGAGAGAGTAATCAAGAAAATGATAAATCTTGCCTTTCCTCATACCTGCgtacccttttatacctttctttatgatCGTTCATCTacccttatttaatgatattgattGTCGGAGGAAGgcttctttgtcttgacttccgtGCATTAATGATATATGGAGTGCCCttcttgttggatcgtaaagttcgctagaagggggggagaggtgaatagcgatcgtcaaaAATCGTAAATCGAGCAAGCAGCAGAAACAGAAAAATTGAAGGAACGCTAACAAATCAATTTTAcatagttcggagccttcgtcgactcctactccaaggcccgcacatgagagtgctttggttgggcaatcactaataattcgcaaaAGTATTACACAATTTTAGTAtaagaattataaaaaaataccgacaacaaggaaaatgaaactgagtAGCAGGTTGTCGGATGagtttcgcagcgtcgcaggagtgtCTTTGGAGCAACGTGCAAGAGAGCAATCATATAAGAAGTTATGTTTGGCTCTTGGTCGAAGACTGCTTATATAAGTAGTTTCGGGCGCCTAGACCGTGACGTCGGTCCAGCCAATCAACGCGCTCCACGTTTGCAACGAGATAAAGTTTTGCATTCTAGGCGCCCGAACCAACTCcgagtgcccggatcccttccgagcacccAGACCCCTTTTTCCAGCAAAGCTTGTTctgcaagaaaaagattagtccgaggcaataagcATTATACTACCttgcaaaataaaagttagcacaatttataaaaaatagagtagtaattagattctgtctcctcgagaccagaatctagtcaagatctcaacttagattttcgaaatggatctaagttggattgacaTCTACcattccctcaaacggggaatgagtcctcaccaagtcactcccctccagtgacttaccttaacttaccattttgtcagacatctggtcagcctgtcaacctgtctgggcttcgtgctagctatctagtcagcccgttgacctagctggacttcgtgccagatatccagtCAGCCTATCAACGTATCtagacttcataccagctattcgatcagcccgtcgatctagcaggatttcttgccagatatccggtcagcccgtcgaccgatcttgacttctcctgcacacttagttaaatcgttagatcataataaaactaacttaatttactttgtcattcatcaaaacccgagttcgaccgttagtgcaacctgcaccaacaatctccccctttttgatgcaatgacaacttgggttaagttagggaaaaaataatatgaaaaaaatgatatggtttttaagttagtcttgttttaaTGTTA from Zingiber officinale cultivar Zhangliang chromosome 6B, Zo_v1.1, whole genome shotgun sequence carries:
- the LOC121990326 gene encoding uncharacterized protein LOC121990326, coding for MPTAWIKSMHCKSNALDDVVYPSRSSYSDKKSLLSSVSCGNSSRAVQDSVTRSSMKKPKSEPKRSPARSCPTPAPAIVLPGHFPSLSELPRGHSSRRVVEIIFTSSWSPDAAFPGEIEMLFRVRNPARTVTRFEEHRAAVRARSGASDSRCAADGNEMMQFRCGAVVGDAAAAVAWSSAERKADGVRTFAGSGGAHESGLGSGGAGGRRAMLVCRVIAGCVRSELSPDADSVSLGNGELVVFDPRAVLPCFLIIYKL